In the genome of Hevea brasiliensis isolate MT/VB/25A 57/8 chromosome 14, ASM3005281v1, whole genome shotgun sequence, the window TTTAGGGATTATCATCCAAAATTCTTACGTCCAAGCTTGGAGGAACTTCGGCCCAATGGCTACAATACAAATTCAAGCCCAACCAGGAAGGGCACGTGGTGACATAATCATTTGACACATGCACACATGTTGAAATGTCACCACGTGCCCACAGCATCAATCGATGTCTCCGTGTTTGGTTTAGCTTATCCAAATCTAAAGCCGTGCATGTGCGAAATGTGTCAGCTGTTCTATAGCAACTGTTACTGTCGTGTCTGTGCTTGACATGTTACTTCAATGATGTCACCCATGACCTCCCTCCCTCTCTTCAAAAAATCattattttgtatattttttaGCTTATGGCTGTAATATTCATTATTATGTAACTGTATAAAAGTAGaagtttttaataaaaataatttttaaattaattattaattataaaaataataatataattttattaaaatattttattaatttttgaaaattataaaaaatatttttttataaattattttttttaatatttaaatattaatattaatattatttcttcaaattatTGGTGAAAAGAATCTaagaatatttaataatatttttaaatttattaaaattcaataaatctttaaattaaattaaaattctataTAATTTTCCTCTTTCTTTACCTTGTTTGAATCTGTCATAATAACTGTTATTAGGTAATGTCTAAATAAATTTCATAGGCATCTCAACAACTTTTTAAAGAATTTAAGGGCACatctatatttataaattatctatcaattattaattatataaattaaatttaaaataataaattaaatagcaaattCAATTGTCACTCGATGAGATTAATTTTCATAGTTTGCTTTcttttaattattcatttatatttttatttatttaaaaaaatagcaaaatattttttagaaacaGTCAATTTATGTCTTGTACAGGTATGCATAGAAATTGAATTTCTTGTCGTTTGATATTTGACTATTAGTAGTTTTTATTTATTCTCGAATTTATACacctaattaattattaattaatattttagttaaaatCATTGTGGGTAAATGAAGTTGGTCAAAACCATAGGATCTATTTTGAACCCAAAAACCTAatgaaaactaaaaaaattttaagtaatATTCAACAAGAGTTCTCCTAACCTCCTTTCCTAACCGCAGGCAAAGAAGGGCAAGAACTATTTTAGCCTTATATTGGTTTCAACCTCCTACTTAGAAAGCTGTTATCATGAGAGTCAAAATGGAattttcatgataaaaatttcatttcacaactcATTCTTTGTTAGAAATTATTGACTACTAATGAACAATCAATAATCCATCAATACAACAGCTCAATACAGTTCTTTATATCGAGGATGGTTCAACATGACACACATAAATTTTCAATATATAAATATCTCCATTGTTCTTGTACCTCGTTCATATCACCTTTCTCCTTCTAGCTTCTTTGTATCTTCTTCCTGTTCTAGAGATATACTATTATCTTCTTCCTCACCAACCAACAGAATTTGTCGATTCCCTGAAAAATACGTTAGTCGGCCCAATATGTACCCTCAGTATGGCAAACCAATCATTGTCGTTGATGGTAACTTTACAACGATTTACCCTACAGTTTGCTTCACAccagaaaataaaaaattgaccCATAGCATATTTTACAAACAAAATCCATTAGACTTTGTGTTTCCTGTGTTGATGCTTCAAATCATCTCGGCATTCTTTTTGTCTCGGTTGATATACTTTGTTCTCAGGCCTTTGAGACAACCCAAAATGGTGTGCAACATCTTGGTAATTAAGCATTTCCCCATATCCTAAACTATCCTTTTTCTTGTCTTTATATGCAATTAATGTTATTAAAACTTCTAATTTATTAATCTTCTCTCATAGGCTGGCATTATCTTGGGACCATCTGTTCTGGGTCGCAATGAGGCATTCTTGGAGACATTTTTTCCAGAAAATGAGATGttgatttttaatataatttcaaGGTTGGGAACAGCATACTTAATCTTCCTTATTTCTGTGAAAACCAACACCGATATGTTGCTAAAGTCGACGAGGAAAATTTGGACCCTTGGTGTATCTAGCTACCTTGCCCCTCTACTAGTCAGCGTAATCTTCAGTTTACTGATGAGACAACAATTTAATAATTGTGTCAATGAATCAAAAATGCTTTTTGTGAGTGCTTCATTATCAGTTACTTATTTCCCAGTTGTTGCGCAGTTCATAGAAGAATTAGACCTTCTAACCACTGAGTTTGGCCTACTTACCTTGTCCTCTTCCATGCTTATTCAAATGATGAGCATTTCCACATTCATCATTGGAGTCACTGCAACGAGGGAAACTTACATAATGTCATTTGCATATTTTCTTGGAGTATGTGGAACCGTGGTTGTCGCCGTCTTTATTATAAGGCCAGTAGTACAGGAAATTATCAATAGAACGCCTGAGGGGAAATCAATACATGAATTTTTTGTCATAGCAATTCTTATTGGGACATTAATCATGGCATTTGTTACCGATTACTTATGGATGGACTTTCTTTTAGGAGCTTTCCTTATGGGGTTGATCATACCAGACGGACCACCTCTAGGTTCCATATTAGTGGAAAAATCTGAACTCATGATCAATGAATTTTTTCTGCCTATATTCTTCGTTCATATTGGATATCAAACAGATGTGCATTCATTAAAGAACATACATTCTATAACTGCAATCGCGCTCCTTGTTTTTGTGATTTTTATGTCCAAGATGATGGGGACTTTGTTGGCCTCGATATATCTCAATATAAGATTTCAAGATGCCATTTTTTTGGCCCTTATTTTGAACTTTA includes:
- the LOC110633519 gene encoding cation/H(+) antiporter 15-like gives rise to the protein MYPQYGKPIIVVDGNFTTIYPTVCFTPENKKLTHSIFYKQNPLDFVFPVLMLQIISAFFLSRLIYFVLRPLRQPKMVCNILAGIILGPSVLGRNEAFLETFFPENEMLIFNIISRLGTAYLIFLISVKTNTDMLLKSTRKIWTLGVSSYLAPLLVSVIFSLLMRQQFNNCVNESKMLFVSASLSVTYFPVVAQFIEELDLLTTEFGLLTLSSSMLIQMMSISTFIIGVTATRETYIMSFAYFLGVCGTVVVAVFIIRPVVQEIINRTPEGKSIHEFFVIAILIGTLIMAFVTDYLWMDFLLGAFLMGLIIPDGPPLGSILVEKSELMINEFFLPIFFVHIGYQTDVHSLKNIHSITAIALLVFVIFMSKMMGTLLASIYLNIRFQDAIFLALILNFKGVMDWVSFQRFLVLNILGKQCFTVLVLFNLVFIAAFYPVVDIFYNPRSRLAGPYSKTKCTRALQSTPQEAELRAITCIYEEDNVPGMLALLEAVNQKAAISPLCAYVIHVIELVGRTTPILMPYKGDDKDLGHNSSSSSSSRIMHAFINYSNNTLGHVTIQPFSMVAPFKTMHNFVCNLAEDRHVPFIIVPFHENQIPTDFVVQQTLIQDFNVQLQEHAPCTVGILLDRGLRCQIKLLDSFTCKVAVFFVGGVDDREALALAIRMSANPNVNITLLRIKYSTNDHKGIKITESQLDDLLVNEFVEKNVNNSRVVIREEVVNNSLQMLNVIHSLRNKHDFVMVGKKSGATQFEQEMMEWVKYPELGAIGDLLASTDFYDKKMSVLVLQHCKSVR